A single genomic interval of Alteromonas sp. CI.11.F.A3 harbors:
- a CDS encoding crotonase/enoyl-CoA hydratase family protein, translating to MSQENPYSTLEVIHEGYIAKVVLNRPEAMNSMNPAFWTEFPAAIRAIDDEGTARVIIISSTGKHFSAGMDLSVFLNMAKDFKGDPSRRAERMRRMVMLLQDSFTAIEQARMPVIGAVQGGAIGGAVDLLSACDMRYCTSDAFFTIKETQLGMTADVGTLQRLPKLIPIGVVKELAYTGRNFGAQEAQQLGFVNKVFDDQDIMLSEVTKLAQSIAMNSPVAVAGTKTMINYATEHTIAESLTYMATWQAGMFQMEDVMKAMEAQKTQSLPDFEPLHGAVNKMKD from the coding sequence ATGTCGCAAGAAAACCCGTATTCAACCCTTGAAGTAATACACGAGGGATATATTGCAAAGGTCGTGCTAAACAGGCCAGAAGCTATGAACAGTATGAACCCAGCCTTTTGGACAGAATTCCCTGCTGCCATTCGCGCGATAGACGATGAGGGCACTGCTCGCGTTATTATCATTTCTTCTACCGGAAAGCATTTTTCTGCCGGCATGGACTTGTCGGTATTTTTGAACATGGCAAAAGACTTTAAAGGCGACCCATCACGTCGCGCTGAACGCATGCGTCGCATGGTGATGCTATTGCAAGACAGCTTTACGGCCATAGAGCAAGCCCGCATGCCGGTAATTGGAGCAGTACAGGGCGGTGCCATTGGCGGCGCAGTAGATTTACTTAGCGCATGCGACATGCGTTACTGCACTAGTGATGCCTTCTTTACCATAAAAGAAACGCAGTTAGGCATGACCGCCGATGTGGGTACACTGCAGCGTTTACCTAAGCTTATTCCTATTGGTGTGGTGAAAGAGTTGGCGTATACCGGCCGTAATTTTGGCGCTCAAGAAGCCCAGCAGTTAGGCTTTGTGAATAAGGTATTTGATGATCAAGATATCATGCTTAGCGAAGTGACTAAGTTAGCGCAGTCTATCGCGATGAATTCTCCCGTTGCGGTAGCAGGCACGAAAACCATGATTAATTACGCTACAGAGCACACTATTGCTGAGAGCTTAACTTACATGGCCACCTGGCAAGCAGGCATGTTCCAAATGGAAGATGTGATGAAAGCCATGGAAGCACAGAAAACCCAATCGCTTCCTGATTTTGAGCCACTTCATGGCGCAGTAAATAAAATGAAAGACTAG